Proteins found in one Hyla sarda isolate aHylSar1 chromosome 7, aHylSar1.hap1, whole genome shotgun sequence genomic segment:
- the LOC130283001 gene encoding protein kinase C delta type-like isoform X3: MMTSSQVLHLQHLAVRARGGDGGRVGLASVPGRNNYVAIKGITKTADNAAILQRERRILLLARDCPFLCHLYAAQQSQDHAFFITEYLSGGSLEALLRVYSSLNIEIVRFFTAEIACGLHFLHRQNIVHRDIKPDNIMLDRDGHICIIDLGLAQDGVTSSNKIQEVTGTLLYMAPEVLQRKSYHAAVDWWSLGIVVSRMSAGRSPFYFGCDREMARDSITREKPNIPSWLPADLKHLIKQLLHKNPEKRLGVNRNIRDHPFFTTINWEELEQKRAQPPFTPSEAALKKGDLRWSEVETALHPLEGFSFIAPSWEW, encoded by the exons GTGGGCCTGGCATCAGTCCCCGGCCGAAACAACTACGTCGCCATCAAAGGTATCACCAAAACAGCGGACAATGCAGCAATCCTACAGAGAGAGCGACGGATACTCCTGCTGGCCCGAGACTGCCCgttcctgtgtcacctgtatgCTGCACAGCAGTCTCAGGACCATGCCTTCTTCATCACCGAGTACCTGTCCGGCGGCAGCTTGGAGGCTTTACTCAGAGTGTACAGCAGTCTAAACATCGAAATAGTAAGATTCTTCACAGCAGAGATTGCATGTGGCCTCCATTTCCTTCACAGACAGAACATCGTCCACCG AGATATCAAGCCAGATAACATCATGCTGGATCGAGATGGACACATCTGCATCATAGACCTCGGACTTGCCCAAGATGGCGTCACCTCCTCCAACAAGATCCAAGAAGTGACGGGCACATTACTTTACATGGCCCCAGAGgtgctccagaggaagagttACCATGCAGCGGTTGACTGGTGGAGCCTGGGGATTGTTGTATCCCGGATGTCAGCAGGACGTTCCCCATTCTACTTTGGCTGCGACAGAGAAATGGCTCGCGATTCCATCACCAGAGAGAAGCCTAATATTCCATCTTGGCTCCCTGCTGACCTGAAACATCTCATCAAACAACTGCTGCACAAGAATCCTGAGAAGCGGCTGGGTGTGAACAGGAACATCAGAGACCATCCATTCTTCACCACCATCAACTGGGAGGAACTGGAGCAGAAGAGAGCACAGCCGCCATTTACACCATCCGAGGCAGCTCTGAAGAagggagacctgcggtggtcagagGTAGAGACAGCTCTTCACCCCTTGGAAGGATTCTCTTTCATAGCTCCAAGCTGGGAATGGTAA